CATCAGCGATCTGCGCAGTACAATCCGGGTGCGGAAACGCCAGCGTAGTCAGGAGTACTCAGCGCTAGGCGAGTCCGTTGGGAGCGAGACTGCAATCTGGGCTTGACACAGCACGAGCGGTCGTCGTGCCGAACGCAGGTGAATATATGTGCGCTAAGTTTATTCTGGATCCTTCAGGCAGGCCGGGCATCGCCAGACTGATAATGGAAGATGAAGATGCCCTGCGGAAGACGACATCAGCCAACCCCCTGTCCCGTGCGATCGAACAGAATACCCTCACCGCGAAGGCGCTCGACAAGGCGACCGGGGTCAGTTGGTTGCCCAAGGTGCCCAGTCTGCCGAACTTCGAGAGCCTGAGTGCATTGGCGGGGTTGAGCGCAGGCATCGGATTTTCGGCTTCGGTTGAGTCGGGACCCGCAGCGTTGAATGCGGTGCTGGACGCCGCGAGACCGAGCAGGCCGACAGGATTCGAAGCCGCGATCGAACGATCCGATGCGGTCATGAGGGCAATCCAAGCAACCGTTGGTACGGCCGGGCCGCTGGACGCGTTCGTCATGGCCGGATCTCACGCTTCGGAAGACGAGCGACTGAAGACGGCTCGGGACAAAGGAGTAGATCGTCTGCTGGAAGACCGTCACGGATGGAACGAGCTCCACGAGCAGTTTGATCGCGAAAAGGAAGAGCAGACGAACCGCGAGGTCCAGATGTTGCAGGAGCTGCAGGCCATCCGTCGCGGACTGGAGACCGAGATCTTGGAGCGCAAGCGGCTCGCGGAGGCTGTCCGGCAGAACGAGGAGGAACTGCGGCGCTTGCGAAAAGGCGCTCCGGGGCGACCTTCCGCGATGCAACTTGTGGAGGCTGAGTTCGCTCGGCGCGTCGCTGAGGGACAATTGGAAGACACCATCACCGAACAATCGCGCGTGCTCAGCGAATGGCTCACCCAGGAACATCCTCTCGCGGCGCGCCTTACGGCGAAGACCGTCGAGAACAAGCTCCGAACGCCTTACCGCCACGCCAAGGTGGCGGCGGCGAGCGCCGATAGGGTTGGGCCGCGGAAGACTCGTCGACCTAGGAAGTAGACCCCCGATATTATCGGATCGGGGGCCTATATCGGGGGTTGGCCCACCGTCATCATCCTTCGTGTCACTTCGCCGCACTGTGTTTCGCGGCGGAAGGAGCGAAGGATGGAAAAATCAAGCCAGCTCTCCGTAGAATCCAAGGTCAGGCGGATTCTCCGAACCCCGGCTGCAGCGGAATACCTCGGCCTCGCCCCATGTACCCTCGAAAAGAGGCGCCTCACCGGCGACGGCCCCCGGTTCGTCCGCCTGGGCGGCCGGGCAGTGGGCTATGACGTCGGCGACCTCGACGCGTGGCTCGACCAACAGCGAGGCGAGTCAACCGTGGCGAACTCAGGACCCCGGGACGCTGCGTGATGGCTCCGCAGTTCCTCCCGGACGACGCCGACAGGTTCCTCGCGCGCATCGGGGTTCCATCGGGTCAGTGGCTCGAGGTTCGGGCGATCCCGCTCGACGGGTCTCGCCCGCGGCAACACTTCTGCCGGTCCGCAGATGAAGCCCTTGCCATCGTCGGCCGTCTTTCCGGACACGTCAACGTCTACGTCAGCGCATGTCCCCGGGCGATTCAGGCCGGCACCCGCGACGCAGTGGCGGTCGTAACGGGGGCCTGGGCCGACCTCGACTTCCACCAGATCGACGAGGGCGATCGCGCACGTGCGGAGCGACTGGCCCATTCTCGGATCGAGGCACTCGGCCGGCGACCGACCCTCCTGGTGCACACCGGCAACGGGCTCCAGGCCCGGTGGCTCTTTCACGAAGCCATCCCGATCTCCGATGAGTACCCTGGCGACCGCTTCGAGGCCAGCAACCGTGGGATTGCCGAAGCCCTCGGCGGCGACGCCGTCCACGATCTCGCCCGGGTTCTCCGTGTCCCCGGCACGTTGAATCTCCCCGATGCTCGGAAGCGTGCCAGGGGCTGCGTGCCGGTGATGGCGAGGTTGCTGTACGCCGACGGGCCGACGTACTCGCCTGACGCCTTCCAATTACCTGAGGCCGCAACGCCTTCGAAACCGCACACGCAGCCTACCGCCCTTGTGCCCATCGCTGCTCCGAGCCAGCCCGAGAGCGAGATCGTTGGAGCCTTCGAACGGCTCCTCATCGAACTCGGTCCGTCGCACCCGCTGTTTCGGACGTGGCGAGGAGACCGCACGCTGAACGATTCCTCTCGGTCGGGATGGGACATGGCGCTTGTGAACCAGCTGGTCCACGTCGGTGTCCGGGACGAGTTCATACCTGTCATTGTTCGCGCCTTCCGTTTCGGTCGCGGCGTGTTCGCCAATGACAAATACCTGCAGCGAACGATGGACAAGGCCAGAGCACGGTCGAGAGGGAAGCATGAAGCCCCGCGATCTGCTTGACGAGAACGCTTCCGTGGACAACGCGGCCGACCCGCTGGCCGAGCTGGAAGCGATATTGGAAGCCGTCCAGAAGGACGTCTCACGGGGCGATAAGCTCACCCTCATCGAGCAATGCGCCCGCCTCCTTGCCCGTGCCCCCCTCGGCGCCGTGGATGTATATGCCGCCGTGATTCGCGAAAAGCTCAACGCCACGAAGGACACGTTAGTCCTGGCGGTGCACACCGCGCGCACAACCAGGTCGGCCGCCTCAGCAGATGGTTCCGCCGCCAGTTTTGAACCCACCGCCGAGGACATCGCCGCCGCGGAATCGGTCCTCAAGAGCCCACAGATCGAGGGGCGTTTCCTCGCAGCCATGGCAAGGCTCGGGGTGGTCGGCGAGGCCCTGAACCTCATGCTCCTCCTGCTCACCATCGTTTCTCGGCTTCTGAATCGTCCCATCTGCCTCGTCCTAAAGAGCGCGTCCAGTGCCGGCAAGTCGTTTCTCATGAACATGGTCCTGTCCATTCTCCCGCCGGGCGAGTGCATCGTCTTCACGGCCGCATCGGCCAAGGCGCTGTACTTCCGGACCGACTCACTCGCCCACAAGGTCCTCGTTTTCATGGAACGCCCGGGTGCCGAGACGAACGACTATCAAGTCCGAATCCTCCAGTCCGAAGGGAAGCTCGTCTACAGCGTCGCGGAGAAGGACCCAGAGACGGGGCAGATCGTCACGGTCGACCGCGAGATCGAGGGCCCGGTCGCGTACATTGAGACAACGACCGAGCCCGTGCTTCACGACGAGAACGAGACACGCCTGTTCTCGGCCTCCCTGGACGAGAGCGCGGATGCGACCAGCAAGATCATCGTGGAACAGGGTCGGCGAGCCGCCTCGCGCAACGCCGACGACGCGAACGAGGTGCTCACCCTCTGGCGCACGGTCCACACCCTGTTGAAGCCCGCGGACGTCGTGATTCCGTTCGCGGAGAAGATCGCGACGCAGTTCCCGAGCCGGGTGGTCCGCGCGCGACGCGACTTCCCGAGGTTCTTGTCGCTCATCGAGGCCTCGGCGATCCTCTATCAGCATCAAAGGGAACGCGACGGCGGCACGGTCGTCGCGACGATCGAGGACTACGCTCTCGCAAGACGCCTCGCGGCCCCCCTCCTCGAAACCGCAATCCTCGGGGCCAACCGGAAGACCCGGGAGCTGATCGCGGCGGCACGCGAGCTCGCCGGCACCGAGTCCCCCGGGGACGTAGGCGCCGCGAAGATCACGGCGAACAAAATGTCGAAGAGGTTGTCCGCGAGCGGCTGGTCCAAACAGACCGTCAGGCGACACCTGAAGGCGGCCGAAGAAGCGGGTTACCTCGACCTGGTCCACGCGCAGAAAGGACAGGAGTACGAGTACCGGGTCACCGTGGTGGGCGATGACATCTGCCTCGCGCTACCCAGCCCGGAGGAGCTCGCCGCTGAACCCAGGGACGTCGAGGTGTGCCAAGTAGAGCAAGGTGTTCCAAACGCCGATGGAACACTTAACCCAAACGAATCCAGCGAGATGGCCGAGGTGTACCAACCAAGCCAGGAGGGTGGCGGGCAGGTACCCCTCTTCGATCCGAAAACCATCCGGGGATTGCGGGATCCGGACTGCGCATGAGACCAGAACTCTCTAAAAAGACTCGCCTTAACGAACGCGAACCCCCTGATTGGGGTCACCGCCCCTTGGCATCCCCGTGGCCGCTTGCCCATCGGGACCCAAGCGATCAGCTACAGCCCCCTCTCTACCCCCTGGCACGCTTGGTACACCTCGGCCAGTCCGCTGATTCCGCGGGAGTTAAGTGTTCCAAGACGGTTTTGAGCGGGTGTGGCGCACTGAGCGGGTGCCCTCCGTCATGTGAAGTGCCCGTCGCCCGTCCGGTTCGCGAGGATCAGAACGTTGACTAGTCCGAAGCCCCGCCTCGACTGGACCGCCATCGTGGAGATCGCGGCGCTCCTCGCCCGCGGCTATCTGCGGTTGACACACAAAGCGCGCAACTGCGCCATTTCTCGACCCGTAGAGCCCCAGATTCTCCTTGATCTTGTGCCGCAGTCACGCCCTCCTTGTGTCCGGGATAGGCCCCCACGGAGGCGCCGATGCAAGGTGGCGTGATCGCGCAGATCGAGGCGTTCAGGAAGATGACGGTCGCCGACCTCCGCCGCGAATGGGAGCGCCTTCACGGCGAGCCAACGCGGTCGCGCAACCGTGAGTACCTGTGGCGGCGCCTCGCGTGGCGGGTCCAGGAGCTGGCCCACGGCGGGTTGTCCGACACGGCGAAGGCCAGGGTCGCCGAGCTGGCCCCCCAGGCGTTCGCTCGGGCCCCGGTGCCGGGCGGGTTCCAGCCGCCCCCGGTCCAGCCGGCCCCCGTCGAGGAGCCGTCCCGGACCGTCCGCGATCCACGGCTCCCCTCCCCAGGTACCGTGATCACCCGCCGCTACCACGGCCGGGAGATCCGCGTCGTCGTGACCGAGGACGGCTTCGAGTGGGACGGTCGCCAGTTCGGCTCCCTCACCGAGGTGGCCCGAGCGGTCACCGGGCAGCATTGGAATGGCCGCCTCTTCTTCGGGCTGACCGAGCGGAAGCGGAGGAAGTAGATGGTCCGCGCGGCGCGGAACGGTCGAGCCTCGGCGGTCGCCACCGCGACGGCTCCCGTTCGCTGTGCCATATACACCCGGAAGTCCACCGACGAGGGGTTGGACAAGGATTTCAACTCCCTGGACGCCCAGCGCGACGCGGCCGAGAACTACATCGCCGCGCAGCGGGAGGAGGGCTGGACCGCGCTCGCCGACCGGTACGACGACGGAGGGTTCAGCGGGGGCAGCACGAACCGCCCTGCCCTCCAGCGCCTCCTCGCCGATGTCGAGGTCCGCAAGATCGACTGCGTCGTTGTGTACAAGTATGACCGCCTGTCCCGATCGATGCTCGACTTCCTCCAGGTCCT
The sequence above is a segment of the Terriglobia bacterium genome. Coding sequences within it:
- a CDS encoding AlpA family phage regulatory protein, with amino-acid sequence MEKSSQLSVESKVRRILRTPAAAEYLGLAPCTLEKRRLTGDGPRFVRLGGRAVGYDVGDLDAWLDQQRGESTVANSGPRDAA
- a CDS encoding RepB family DNA primase, translated to MAPQFLPDDADRFLARIGVPSGQWLEVRAIPLDGSRPRQHFCRSADEALAIVGRLSGHVNVYVSACPRAIQAGTRDAVAVVTGAWADLDFHQIDEGDRARAERLAHSRIEALGRRPTLLVHTGNGLQARWLFHEAIPISDEYPGDRFEASNRGIAEALGGDAVHDLARVLRVPGTLNLPDARKRARGCVPVMARLLYADGPTYSPDAFQLPEAATPSKPHTQPTALVPIAAPSQPESEIVGAFERLLIELGPSHPLFRTWRGDRTLNDSSRSGWDMALVNQLVHVGVRDEFIPVIVRAFRFGRGVFANDKYLQRTMDKARARSRGKHEAPRSA
- a CDS encoding DUF2924 domain-containing protein, with amino-acid sequence MQGGVIAQIEAFRKMTVADLRREWERLHGEPTRSRNREYLWRRLAWRVQELAHGGLSDTAKARVAELAPQAFARAPVPGGFQPPPVQPAPVEEPSRTVRDPRLPSPGTVITRRYHGREIRVVVTEDGFEWDGRQFGSLTEVARAVTGQHWNGRLFFGLTERKRRK